The Piliocolobus tephrosceles isolate RC106 chromosome 12, ASM277652v3, whole genome shotgun sequence genome includes the window NNNNNNNNNNNNNNNNNNNNNNNNNNNNNNNNNNNNNNNNNNNNNNNNNNNNNNNNNNNNNNNNNNNNNNNNNNNNNNNNNNNNNNNNNNNNNNNNNNNNNNNNNNNNNNNNNNNNNNNNNNNNNNNNNNNNNNNNNNNNNNNNNNNNNNNNNNNNNNNNNNNNNNNNNNNNNNNNNNNNNNNNNNNNNNNNNNNNNNNNNNNNNNNNNNNNNNNNNNNNNNNNNNNNNNNNNNNNNNNNNNNNNNNNNNNNNNNNNNNNNNNNNNNNNNNNNNNNNNNNNNNNNNNNNNNNNNNNNNNNNNNNNNNNNNNNNNNNNNNNNNNNNNNNNNNNNNNNNNNNNNNNNNNNNNNNNNNNNNNNNNNNNNNNNNNNNNNNNNNNNNNNNNNNNNNNNNNNNNNNNNNNNNNNNNNNNNNNNNNNNNNNNNNNNNNNNNNNNNNNNNNNNNNNNNNNNNNNNNNNNNNNNNNNNNNNNNNNNNNNNNNNNNNNNNNNNNNNNNNNNNNNNNNNNNNNNNNNNNNNNNNNNNNNNNNNNNNNNNNNNNNNNNNNNNNNNNNNNNNNNNNNNNNNNNNNNNNNNNNNNNNNNNNNNNNNNNNNNNNNNNNNNNNNNNNNNNNNNNNNNNNNNNNNNNNNNNNNNNNNNNNNNNNNNNNNNNNNNNNNNNNNNNNNNNNNNNNNNNNNNNNNNNNNNNNNNNNNNNNNNNNNNNNNNNNNNNNNNNNNNNNNNNNNNNNNNNNNNNNNNNNNNNNNNNNNNNNNNNNNNNNNNNNNNNNNNNNNNNNNNNNNNNNNNNNNNNNNNNNNNNNNNNNNNNNNNNNNNNNNNNNNNNNNNNNNNNNNNNNNNNNNNNNNNNNNNNNNNNNNNNNNNNNNNNNNNNNNNNNNNNNNNNNNNNNNNNNNNNNNNNNNNNNNNNNNNNNNNNNNNNNNNNNNNNNNNNNNNNNNNNNNNNNNNNNNNNNNNNNNNNNNNNNNNNNNNNNNNNNNNNNNNNNNNNNNNNNNNNNNNNNNNNNNNNNNNNNNNNNNNNNNNNNNNNNNNNNNNNNNNNNNNNNNNNNNNNNNNNNNNNNNNNNNNNNNNNNNNNNNNNNNNNNNNNNNNNNNNNNNNNNNNNNNNNNNNNNNNNNNNNNNNNNNNNNNNNNNNNNNNNNNNNNNNNNNNNNNNNNNNNNNNNNNNNNNNNNNNNNNNNNNNNNNNNNNNNNNNNNNNNNNNNNNNNNNNNNNNNNNNNNNNNNNNNNNNNNNNNNNNNNNNNNNNNNNNNNNNNNNNNNNNNNNNNNNNNNNNNNNNNNNNNNNNNNNNNNNNNNNNNNNNNNNNNNNNNNNNNNNNNNNNNNNNNNNNNNNNNNNNNNNNNNNNNNNNNNNNNNNNNNNNNNNNNNNNNNNNNNNNNNNNNNNNNNNNNNNNNNNNNNNNNNNNNNNNNNNNNNNNNNNNNNNNNNNNNNNNNNNNNNNNNNNNNNNNNNNNNNNNNNNNNNNNNNNNNNNNNNNNNNNNNNNNNNNNNNNNNNNNNNNNNNNNNNNNNNNNNNNNNNNNNNNNNNNNNNNNNNNNNNNNNNNNNNNNNNNNNNNNNNNNNNNNNNNNNNNNNNNNNNNNNNNNNNNNNNNNNNNNNNNNNNNNNNNNNNNNNNNNNNNNNNNNNNNNNNNNNNNNNNNNNNNNNNNNNNNNNNNNNNNNNNNNNNNNNNNNNNNNNNNNNNNNNNNNNNNNNNNNNNNNNNNNNNNNNNNNNNNNNNNNNNNNNNNNNNNNNNNNNNNNNNNNNNNNNNNNNNNNNNNNNNNNNNNNNNNNNNNNNNNNNNNNNNNNNNNNNNNNNNNNNNNNNNNNNNNNNNNNNNNNNNNNNNNNNNNNNNNNNNNNNNNNNNNNNNNNNNNNNNNNNNNNNNNNNNNNNNNNNNNNNNNNNNNNNNNNNNNNNNNNNNNNNNNNNNNNNNNNNNNNNNNNNNNNNNNNNNNNNNNNNNNNNNNNNNNNNNNNNNNNNNNNNNNNNNNNNNNNNNNNNNNNNNNNNNNNNNNNNNNNNNNNNNNNNNNNNNNNNNNNNNNNNNNNNNNNNNNNNNNNNNNNNNNNNNNNNNNNNNNNNNNNNNNNNNNNNNNNNNNNNNNNNNNNNNNNNNNNNNNNNNNNNNNNNNNNNNNNNNNNNNNNNNNNNNNNNNNNNNNNNNNNNNNNNNNNNNNNNNNNNNNNNNNNNNNNNNNNNNNNNNNNNNNNNNNNNNNNNNNNNNNNNNNNNNNNNNNNNNNNNNNNNNNNNNNNNNNNNNNNNNNNNNNNNNNNNNNNNNNNNNNNNNNNNNNNNNNNNNNNNNNNNNNNNNNNNNNNNNNNNNNNNNNNNNNNNNNNNNNNNNNNNNNNNNNNNNNNNNNNNNNNNNNNNNNNNNNNNNNNNNNNNNNNNNNNNNNNNNNNNNNNNNNNNNNNNNNNNNNNNNNNNNNNNNNNNNNNNNNNNNNNNNNNNNNNNNNNNNNNNNNNNNNNNNNNNNNNNNNNNNNNNNNNNNNNNNNNNNNNNNNNNNNNNNNNNNNNNNNNNNNNNNNNNNNNNNNNNNNNNNNNNNNNNNNNNNNNNNNNNNNNNNNNNNNNNNNNNNNNNNNNNNNNNNNNNNNNNNNNNNNNNNNNNNNNNNNNNNNNNNNNNNNNNNNNNNNNNNNNNNNNNNNNNNNNNNNNNNNNNNNNNNNNNNNNNNNNNNNNNNNNNNNNNNNNNNNNNNNNNNNNNNNNNNNNNNNNNNNNNNNNNNNNNNNNNNNNNNNNNNNNNNNNNNNNNNNNNNNNNNNNNNNNNNNNNNNNNNNNNNNNNNNNNNNNNNNNNNNNNNNNNNNNNNNNNNNNNNNNNNNNNNNNNNNNNNNNNNNNNNNNNNNNNNNNNNNNNNNNNNNNNNNNNNNNNNNNNNNNNNNNNNNNNNNNNNNNNNNNNNNNNNNNNNNNNNNNNNNNNNNNNNNNNNNNNNNNNNNNNNNNNNNNNNNNNNNNNNNNNNNNNNNNNNNNNNNNNNNNNNNNNNNNNNNNNNNNNNNNNNNNNNNNNNNNNNNNNNNNNNNNNNNNNNNNNNNNNNNNNNNNNNNNNNNNNNNNNNNNNNNNNNNNNNNNNNNNNNNNNNNNNNNNNNNNNNNNNNNNNNNNNNNNNNNNNNNNNNNNNNNNNNNNNNNNNNNNNNNNNNNNNNNNNNNNNNNNNNNNNNNNNNNNNNNNNNNNNNNNNNNNNNNNNNNNNNNNNNNNNNNNNNNNNNNNNNNNNNNNNNNNNNNNNNNNNNNNNNNNNNNNNNNNNNNNNNNNNNNNNNNNNNNNNNNNNNNNNNNNNNNNNNNNNNNNNNNNNNNNNNNNNNNNNNNNNNNNNNNNNNNNNNNNNNNNNNNNNNNNNNNNNNNNNNNNNNNNNNNNNNNNNNNNNNNNNNNNNNNNNNNNNNNNNNNNNNNNNNNNNNNNNNNNNNNNNNNNNNNNNNNNNNNNNNNNNNNNNNNNNNNNNNNNgatggacatttgggttgattccaagtctttgctattgtgaatagtgctgcaataaacatacgtgtgcatgtgtctttgtagtagaataatttataatcctttgggtatgtaccaacaagacaaggatgtccactctcaccactttttGACATAGTACTgaaaatcctagccagagcaattaggcaagagaaataaataaaaggtctCATATATTTTGGTCCTCTGTTAAGGATACAAATAGTTGAATTATTATGTCTTATCAGATAATTGATCATGTTATCATTAGGTTGTGTTGCTTTTTATTCCCAGTAATTTTCCTTATTGTGACATCTGCTTTGTTTGAAATTAATATATCTactctggctttttaaaaaatagtgttagcataATGCatatttctctattgttttacttttaatctcTCTAAATATTCATATTAATGTGGATTTTTCATAGATTGCATATTGctgagtttgtttttgttaatcCACTAagacaattttattcttttaatttgtgtatttggAACATTCACATATAGAAAGACTATTGTTATAGTTGGATTGATATTAACtatgtttgttattgttttctactCTTTGAACTTGTTTTCTTCcctcctgttttcttcctttactggtttaattgaacatttttatgactcctttgtttatcttcttttaccatataaattatatttatttgtaaagtttTTAGAGTCTTTCTGAAGTTTGCATTTTCCTTCAGACTTTAATTGTTCTTCCATTTTTGCATGCCTTGTAATGTTTTGGTTGAATGTTGTACATTATTTACTGGGTAATAGAAACTGAGGAATGCATAcacaaattatttgtttctgtattcAGTAGGAGTGAACTatccaaaacaaattttttaatcccattttcaaaaataaaaaataaaaaatacttagaagcAAATTACATCGAGGAGGTACAAGACctttatactgaaaactataaacattgatgaaagaaatcgaagaagatgcaaataaatcaAAAGATATCCAGTGTTTATGAATTAGAAGattattattcttaaaatgtCCATGTTACAAAAAGTTATATACAAATTGAATGCAATACCTATAAAAATTGAATGCAATACCTATAAAAATCCCAATAGACTATTTAACAGAAATAGAAGACACAATTCTAAATTTAGTATACAACTTCAAAATACTATGAGTAGCCAAATAATtattgagaaaaagaagaattctTGAAGGCATTACACTTCCTGGTCTCATAATATGTAACAAAGCTTCTGCAATCTGAAAGTGAAGTGCCACCACAAAAgcagagaaatagacaaatgaaacagaatagaaaaaccagaaataaactgACACATATACAGGCCAGTAATTCTGACAAGGgtaccaagaatacacaatggggaaaagaaactCTCTCAACAAATTGTCTTGGGAAAACTGGATCTCCACAAACAACACAATTGAATTAGAATATTATCTTATACCATATGTAAAATCACTTTTAatgaactaaagacttaaatataaaacctaaaactgacAAAATCCAGGGGGAAGCCTCGGACATTGGTCAATGATATTTTTTAGTACAACCCCAAAAGCAaagaagacaaaagcaaaattaacaagtgggactacattaaactaaaaGACTTCtgcacataaaaagaaacaatcaacaaataaaaaagacaatctaCATATTgggataatatatttttaaagcatatgtaTGATAAGAAgtgaatatccaaaatatataaggaacacaTACAATTCAATAACAATAAAGTTAACCCAGTGAAAAAATGAACATAGgatcttaaaaacattttcccaaagaagacatAGAAGTAACTCATACCTAAGGTTCTTTGAGTCTGAGTCTTCTGGGCTGCTCTTCTTACTTTGGCCTAAGTAAactctaaataatattttaggcCTCAGTCTCTTCCTTTTAGGTTTACATTTCTGGCCCTGTGAGCAGGATTCAGAGTAACTTCTCCCTACCACTGAGTGTTTCTCTCTGAAAGTTATGCTCAGTATCAGCATAAACACATTGCATTCTCTCCATCTTTAGAAGTCCCATTAAGTGTTTCAAGTGAGTGCTCCTGAATTTAGATCTCCCACTCCATGATTGAAGGTCTAGACTTTATTTGGGATATTTTCTAACTCCTTTTTTTCCAACCTCAGGAGTGAAAacttctgtctttgtctttggaCAAAAGATTTGGGTAAGGAGATCTGCAGAGAACTGcctttttctgcctctgtctcacagcaggaggctgaggtcaaaGGATTGGTACTTAGGCAATGTTGGTTTTGTTTCACACAGCATGCTTTTAACATTGCAACTGTTTCCTATTGCTTAAAAATTTAGActtagtttttttatttgtgaCTAGTTCCTATTAGTTCCTAATTGAAATATGGTGAGTTCTCTTGCCCCAAAGAAAATAGGGTGAGTTCTCTTTTCCCAAAGAAAAGAGGTGATTTGCTCACTCTGACCCATTTGAGTGCTCCAAGTGACTGCTTTGCAGACGTGTCTGAGTCATTACCCATGATGTGACACAGTCTCATAGGGACCTTACCACCAGAAGAACATTTTTAAGGGATGATGTTTCTGTTCCTCCAGATGGGTATGAGGAACTGACCCACAACTCCCCATAATATGAGCACTCTGCTGTCACTTGGCACTTAGAGGCAGTCCAAGACACATATGCAAGTGATTTATGATGCTTGGGTAAAACCTGGAAGAGCGACACTCATAAGCAGCACACTTTTTACCCACACATATTCCTGACTTTGGCCACTTTTGAAAAGCTCCTAGATTATAAAAATTCAAGCTTCAAAATTCAAGCAGTCTTTTACAAAACAACCACCATTAGAAACACCAGCTAGATTTATGTATGATGCTTATGGGACAACACCTTGTAAATATCTAGAAGAGTGGACTCACCTAACCCAGAATAGTCATAAGCAACAATGATCAGAATTATGATCTTTTGAAATGATTAACAATTTATTTACTTGCACAACTGGAAAAAGATAGTTTGAATAGGAGAGTTACTTCTAATGGCACTTAAAAACTTGTAAAAGAaatcttgagagaaaaaaaaattacattcaagGCATAAGTAAAAGGATAtttgaaagtatttaaaaatattttcaagacttttttttttttattgccttCAACTGCTCCTTCTCCTTCTATCCCTGTGATCTGAACTCATTCCTTTCTGCTTGCTCCTTTGGCTCCCATATATATCttaggcagatttttttttccttttgaaattccACAatgcacatattttcttcttctagagagaagaaaatgcatttaaatttggaataaacaaatgaaaatactatAGAATGGGAATAACACTACTGAGATTACAAAAATACAGATccaacaaattattttctaaaccaGAGGTAATGAATGGAATTGATTATTTATTGACTGTTTATCAGACAATACCCTTTTAAATGCCCTGCATTCCTTTGGAGATGTAAatcttttaatgtatttgaaaTGCTAACATCCAGGGAATTAACTAAGCTGCGTTCCATTTGAAATAAGATctgaaataagttaaaatatgtCAAATGCTCAAAAGACCTGCTTTGGATGTCCTGcaggattaaaaacaacaacagcagcaacaacaaaagggcagatcacttgaggtcaggagtttgagaccagcctggccaatatggtgaaacgccatctctattaaaaacataaaaattagccaggcatggtggtgtgcacctgtaatcccagctattggggaggctgaggcaggaaaatcgcttgaacctgggaggcagaggttgcagtgagctgagattgtgctactgcactccagcctgggtgacagagtgagactctgtattaaaacaaacaaacaataaaaacctaTATTATGTGTAACCCAATCTGTGTAGAGTCAGGTGTTAACTTTTTGTCCATTGTCACTGCCATGTGTATTTGCTGAgctactctttattttttattgcaatcATGTTATCCGTTAATTtataaaggctgggcacggtggcacatgcctgtaatcctagcactttgggatgtcgaggcaggcagatcacttcaagtcaggagtttgagaccagcctggccagggtggtgaaaccccatctctactaaaaatacaaaaattagccaggcgtggtggtgggtgcccgtggtcccagctgcttgggaggctgaggcggaagaattgcttggacctgggaggcggaggttacagtgagcagagatcacaccactgcactccagcctggacagcagagtgaaactgtctcaaaaatacataagtaaataaggataaaatgagataagtcttgctctgttgcccagatgggagtgcagtggctcaatcaaggctcactgaaacttcaaactcccaggctcaaacgatcctcccgtctcagcctcttgGGTGACTGGGACTGTGGGCACACACCAACACCCCCTGCTAacttatttttgtggagacagaggtctcactatgttacccaggctgggaaTTTGTTCTTGAAGAAGCAGGGTAGATGGTGAGAGTATCCTTGTTCATGGCACAGAGGGGACTGGGTTGAGACAGGAGTGCTGAGGCACCATCCCTTTCCATTCCTCCCTTAATTCTCATCAGAGTTCCCAAGTGGGACGAGATGGTGTCTTCTGCGCAGCTGGACTTCAACCTGCAGGCTCTTCTGGAACAGCTCAGCCAGGATGAGTTGAGCAAGTTCAAGTCTCTGATCAGGACGGTCTCCCTGGGAAATGAGTTACAAAATATTCCCCCAGACATAGGTAGACAAGGCTGATGGGAAGCAACTGGAAGAAATCCTCACTAGCCATTGCCACAGCTACTGgatggagatggagaccatccaggTCTTTGAAAAAATGTACCAAGCGGATCTGTCTGAGAAAGTAAAGGATGAACTCAGAGAAGCCGCTTTGAAATCAAGCCTGCATCATTAGGGAAAACACGGAAAGAAGAACTAAAACCTATAGACCTGAAAGAAATGCCAGAACGTTTCGAAGCAGAAGCACTAGAGTTTTTAGAAACAAAGGAAGACGTCACCAGCCTGAGAGAAGCTAAACAAGCATTGAAAGGAGAAAAGCCAGGTAAAGAGGATAGGTACAGAAGTATATTGAAGACGAAGTTCCGGCAAATGTGGAAAACCTGGCCTGGAGACAGCAAAGTGGTCCATATTGTGGCTCAGAGATACAAGATGCTGATCCCGTTCAGCAACTCCAGGGTGCTTCCTGAGCCGTGCCCACACATGTGGTGCTGCATGGTCCTGCGGGCCTTGGAAAAACCACGCTGGCCAAGAAATTAATGCTGGACTGGACAGAGGACAACCTCAGCCAGAAATTCAGATAGGCTTTCTACCTCACCTGTAAGGAGCTCGTTTGCCTGGGCCCCTGCAGTTTTGCAGAGCTAGCCTTCAGGCACTGGCCTGAATTGCAGGATGACATTCCAAACATCCTAGCCCAAGCACAGAAAATCCTGTTCGTGGTCGAAGGCTTTGATGAGCTGGGAGTCCCACCTGGGGCACTGATCCAGGACATCTGCGGGGACTGGGAGAAGCAGAAGCCGGTGCCGGTCTTCCTGGGGAGGTTGCTGAAGAGAAAGATGTTACCCAAGGCCGCCCTGCTAGTCACCACGTGGCCTGGGGGCCCTGAGAGACCTATGGCTCCTGGTGGAGCAGCCGATCTATGTAAGGGTGGAGAGGTTCCTGGAGGAGGACAGGAGGGCATATTTCCTGAGACACTTTGGAGACGAGGACCAAGCCATGCGTGCCTTTGAGCTGACGAGAAGAAACGCGGTCCTGTTCCAGCCTGTCTCGGCACCCACGGTGTGCTGGATCATGTGCACGAGTCTGAAGCTGCAGAGGTAGAAGGGGAAGACCACCCCGCCCACCTCGCCCCACCCGCACGTGGCTGTTCCTGCACTTCCTTGCCGCAGTTCCGCAGTGCACACAGCTCTGGGGCGCGCTGCGGGCGCTGAGCCTCCTGGCCGCTCAGGGCGAATGGGCGCAGATGTCCGTGTTCCGTGGAGAGGACTTGGCAAGGCTTGGGATGCAGGAGTCCGACATCGGCCTGTCCCTGGACAGAGACATCCTCCGCCAGGACAGTCTCTAAAGGCTGCTACTCCTCCATCCAACTCAGCTTCCAGCAGTTTTTCACTGCGCTGTTCCACAccctggagaaggaggaggaggacaaggaCGGCCACGCCTGAGACACTGGGGACGTGCAGAAGCTGCTTTCCAGAGAAGAAAGACTCAAGAACCCCGACCTGATCCAAGCAGGACACTTCTTATTCGGCTTCGCCAACGAGAAGAGAGCCAAGGATTTGGAGACCACTTTTGGCTGCCTGATGTCACCGGAGATCAAACAAGAATTACTGTGATGAGACATAAATTGTGAAAAGGATGGACACTCAACAATGACGAACCTGAAGGAGTTCTTGTGCTGTCTGTACGAGTCTcaggaggaggagctggtgaAGGGGTTGATGGCGCCGTTCAAAGAAATATCCCTGCACTTAAATGCAGTAGACATTATGCTGTTTTCATTCTGCCTCAAGCATTGTTGAAACTTGCAGAAAATGCTACTGCAGGTAATAAAGGCAAAGCTCTTGGAGAATGTCACTGTGTCTCAATCAGATGCTGAAGTTGAGAGATCCCAGGATGATCAACACATGCTTCCTTTCTGGACCGACCTTTGTTCCATATTTGGCTCAAATAAGGATCTGATCATTGTAGAAATCAGTAATAGCTTTCTTAGTGCCTCATTAGTAAGGATCCTTTGTGAACAAATAGCATCTGACACCTGTTGTCTCTAGAGAGTGGTGTTCAAAAACAGTTCCCCAGCTGATACTTATCGGAACCTCTTCCTAGCTCTTTGAGGTCACAAAACTGTAACATATCTGGCCCTTCAAGGCAATGACCAGAATGATGTGCTTCCTGCATTGTGTGAGGTCTTGAGACACTCAAAATGTAACCTGCAATATCTCCGGTTGGTGTCTTGTTCTGCCACCACTAAGCAATGGGCTGAACTCTCTTTGGCCCTTGAAGTCAACCAGTTCCTGACATGTGTAAACCTCTCCCACAATGAGCTCTTGGATGAGGGTGCCAAGTTGCTGTACACAACTTTGAGACACCCAAAATGCTTCCTGCAGAGGCTGTTGTTGGAAAACTGTCACTTTACAGAAGACAATTGCAGGAACTTTGCTGCTGTTTTGGTTGTCAGCCAGGAGCTGACACACCTGTTCTTGGCCAAGAATCCCCCTTGGGGATACAGGGGTGACATTTCTGTGTAAGGGCTTGAGTTATCCCGAGTGTAAACTACAGACCCTTGTGCTGTGGGACTGTAATATAACTGCAATAGCTGCTGTTATCTCGCAGAGCTTCTCCAAGAAAAATCAAGCCTAACGTGCTTGGATCTGGGACTGAATCACATAGGAGTTACCGGAGTGAAGCTTCTATGTGAGGCTTTGAAGAAACCACCGTGTAACTTGAGATGTCTGTGATTGTGGGGGTGTTCCATCCCTCCATTCAGTTGTGAGGACCTCTGCTCTGTGCTCAGCTGCAACCAGAGCCTCGTCACTCTGGACCTGAGCCAGAATCCCTTGGGGTCTAGTGAAGTAAAGATGCTGTTTGAAACCTTAACACACCCAAATTGCACCCTGAAGACACTCAGGTTGAAAACAGATGACTTTAATGATGAATTCGATAAGCTGctggaagaaatagaagaaaacaacccACAACTGCCTGTTGATACTGACAAACATCATCCctggggggttggggagggagaggCTTCCTTCTCATTACTTCATTATCTGAATCCCCCTAGAGTCATTCATTCTCAATGAAGTCatggattttccaggtgttgaTGATCCACCTGtgactcctcccctcccccacccccactactCAGGGATAATGAGTTGATTGCCAGGCT containing:
- the NLRP2B gene encoding NLR family pyrin domain-containing protein 2B, with amino-acid sequence MVSSAQLDFNLQALLEQLSQDELSKFKSLIRTVSLGNELQNIPPDIGRQG